A genomic window from Vitis riparia cultivar Riparia Gloire de Montpellier isolate 1030 chromosome 18, EGFV_Vit.rip_1.0, whole genome shotgun sequence includes:
- the LOC117906916 gene encoding disease resistance protein RPV1-like isoform X1 produces MASSSTQKPSSSSAPTGEFNFDVFLSFRGKDTRNKFTDRLFEKLNGMGINTFRDDKLQRGEEIAQELLGSIEGSRFSIIVFSKNYADSKWCLDELAKIMECRKKMDQIVLPVFYHVDPSDVRKQKGSFGEAFANHEINVDEEKVKRWKAAMTEAGSLSGWHVIKDKEYESKPIEEIINHILKRLNPKFLPIKEHMVGMDVHLEELKSLLKMQLDDVRMVGIYGIGGIGKTTIAKMVYNDILCQFNGASFLEGVKNRSKCYSDQLQLLQELLHGIMEGGHLKLESINDGMNMIKGRLGSKKVLVVFDDVDDLDEVQRLVRSYEWFGPGSRIIITTRDKHLLDEYGVDAYEAKVLQDKEAIELFSWHAFKVQNIREDYVEMSNCMIKYAQGLPLALEVLGSSLYNKTKDEWKSAIKKLKDNPNRKINDVLKISLDGLDDSLREVFLDIACFFEGKAKDFILRILDDCAEYDIGVLRDRCLITISYKRVQMHDLIQQMGWAIVREKHPKDPSKWSRLWNPDDIHKALSAQEGMEQVEAISYDLSRSKEMQVNKQVFESMKKLRFLELHCGGYHGSMTKTYKVFLPKDFKFPSQELRYLYWEGYPLQTLPSNFNGENLVELHMRNSTIKQLWKGPKVLGKLKIIDLSGSRLLTKMPELSSMPNLEKLNLTFCERLKKFPGIRRNMGRLKSLHLRRSGIQEIPSSIEYLPALEVLLLDGCRNFDKFQDNFGNLRHLRFIHAKKADIKELPEIHVMKRLKHLSLSGTGIKELPNAFGCLEALKFLDLSYSNFEEFPEIQNMGSLRELFLNETAIKELPCSIGHLTELRHLNLENCKNLRSLPNSICGLKSLAFLDLNGCSNLVAFPEIKEDMEYLKELLLSKTPITELPPSIEHLKGLQQLKLKNCEKLVTLPNSIGNLTHLHSLCVRNCSKLHNLPDNLRSLQCCLETLDLAGCNLMEGAIPSDLWCLSSLTFLDVSESPIPCIPTNIIQLSNLRTLRMNHCQMLEEIPELPSRLEFLEARGCPHLGTLSTPSSPLWSSLLNLFKSRTQSCEYEIDSNSLWYFHVPKVVIPGSGGIPGWISHRSMGRQAIIELPKNRYEDNNFLGFAVFFHHVPLADFRWHSRFLQFELRISHDDQSERVIKIMSYFQLQTCRSYFFFKGTCYDNVSTSDPPLCVTYLPKFAIPSEHRYAKRRKRIDVNEVKICGIHLIYSKNNHQQNQSHGPEAMKIHIRKDQDISCDFQASPYGFYLTTRKYVVLQEIRKEGPSGSGCSNTDGSESENSIYYSADEGDPTVDC; encoded by the exons ATGGCTTCCTCAAGCACCCAaaaaccctcttcttcttcagcTCCAACCGGAGAATTCAACTTCGATGTCttcttgagttttagagggAAAGATACCCGGAACAAGTTTACGGATCGTCTATTCGAAAAATTGAATGGGATGGGCATTAACACTTTCAGAGATGATAAACTTCAAAGAGGAGAGGAGATCGCACAAGAACTTTTGGGATCTATCGAAGGATCAAGATTTTCTATAATTGTTTTCTCAAAAAACTATGCTGATTCCAAATGGTGTTTGGATGAGCTGGCAAAGATCATGGAGTGCAGGAAAAAAATGGATCAAATAGTCTTGCCAGTTTTCTACCATGTGGATCCTTCTGATGTGCGGAAACAAAAAGGCAGTTTTGGAGAAGCATTTGCGAATCATGAAATAAATGTAGACGAGGAGAAGGTGAAAAGGTGGAAGGCTGCCATGACTGAAGCAGGCTCTCTAAGTGGTTGGCATGTGATCAAGGATAAAGA GTACGAGTCAAAGCCTATTGAGGAAATTATTAACCACATCCTCAAAAGATTGAATCCTAAGTTTTTGCCTATTAAGGAGCACATGGTTGGAATGGATGTTCACTTGGAAGAactaaaatcattgttaaaaaTGCAGTTGGATGATGTTCGCATGGTTGGGATCTATGGAATTGGTGGAATTGGCAAAACTACTATTGCCAAGATGGTTTATAATGACATCCTATGTCAATTCAATGGTGCTAGCTTTCTTGAAGGTGTCAAAAATAGATCCAAATGTTACAGTGATCAACTTCAATTACTGCAAGAACTTCTTCATGGCATTATGGAGGGTGGacatttaaaattagaaagtaTTAATGATGGAATGAATATGATCAAGGGCAGACTTGGCTCAAAAAAGGTTCTTGTTGTTTTTGATGATGTCGATGATTTGGACGAAGTACAAAGATTGGTTAGAAGCTATGAATGGTTTGGTCCAGGAAGTAGAATCATCATAACGACCAGAGACAAACATTTGCTAGATGAGTATGGGGTGGATGCATATGAGGCTAAGGTGTTACAGGATAAAGAAGCTATTGAACTCTTTAGTTGGCATGCCTTCAAAGTACAAAACATACGTGAAGATTATGTAGAGATGTCAAACTGTATGATAAAATATGCGCAAGGCCTTCCTTTAGCCCTTGAAGTTTTGGGCTCTTCTCTTTATAACAAGACAAAAGATGAATGGAAAAGTGcaataaagaaattgaaagataATCCTAACAGGAAAATTAATGATGTGCTTAAAATAAGCCTTGATGGGCTTGATGATTCTCTAAGGGAGGTTTTCCTTGATATCGCATGCTTTTTCGAGGGAAAAGCTAAAGATTTTATATTGAGAATATTAGATGATTGTGCAGAATATGACATAGGAGTTCTTCGTGATAGATGCCTAATAACTATTTCCTACAAGAGGGTACAAATGCATGACTTGATACAACAAATGGGTTGGGCAATTGTTCGTGAAAAACATCCTAAAGACCCAAGCAAATGGAGCAGATTGTGGAATCCAGATGATATTCATAAAGCATTATCTGCACAAGAG ggAATGGAACAAGTTGAAGCCATATCATATGACTTGTCTCGATCAAAAGAAATGCAGGTGAATAAACAGGTTTTTGAAAGTATGAAGAAACTAAGATTTCTTGAACTCCATTGTGGGGGTTATCATGGTTCTATGACGAAGACATATAAAGTGTTCCTTCCCAAAGACTTCAAGTTTCCTTCTCAAGAGTTAAGATATCTTTATTGGGAAGGATACCCTTTGCAAACCTTGCCATCAAATTTTAATGGGGAGAATCTTGTTGAGCTCCACATGAGAAATAGCACCATAAAACAACTTTGGAAAGGGCCTAAG GTTCTTGGAAAGTTAAAGATCATTGACTTAAGTGGCTCAAGATTGCTCACCAAAATGCCAGAATTATCAAGCATGCCGAATCTTGAGAAGCTTAACCTCACCTTTTGTGAAAGGTTGAAGAAATTTCCTGGGATCCGTAGAAATATGGGACGTTTGAAGAGTCTTCATTTAAGAAGGAGTGGAATTCAGGAAATACCAAGCAGTATTGAGTACTTGCCAGCTCTTGAAGTTCTTTTACTTGATGGTTGCAGAAATTTTGACAAATTTCAGGATAATTTTGGGAATTTGAGACATCTAAGGTTCATCCATGCAAAGAAGGCTGATATTAAAGAACTTCCAGAGATCCATGTTATGAAACGTTTAAAGCATCTTAGTTTAAGTGGGACTGGCATCAAGGAACTTCCAAACGCATTTGGGTGCTTGGAGGCTCTCAAATTTCTTGACCTAAGTTATTCAAATTTTGAGGAGTTTCCTGAGATCCAAAATATGGGAAGTCTAAGGGAGCTTTTTCTAAACGAGACTGCTATTAAAGAATTACCATGCTCAATAGGTCATCTCACCGAGCTTCGTCACTTAAACCTAGAAAATTGCAAAAATTTGAGGAGTCTTCCTAATAGCATTTGTGGGTTGAAATCACTTGCATTCCTCGATCTCAATGGCTGTTCAAATCTGGTGGCTTTTCCAGAAATCAAGGAGGATATGGAATACTTAAAAGAACTTCTTTTAAGTAAAACGCCTATAACAGAGCTGCCACCATCAATTGAACATCTAAAAGGTCTTCAACAATTGAAATTGAAGAATTGTGAGAAGCTTGTGACTCTTCCAAATAGCATTGGTAATTTGACACATCTTCATAGTCTTTGTGTTCGTAACTGTTCGAAGCTCCACAATTTGCCCGACAATTTGAGAAGCTTGCAATGTTGCTTAGAAACACTGGATCTGGCCGGTTGCAATCTGATGGAAGGAGCAATTCCTAGTGATTTATGGTGCCTATCCTCACTGACATTTTTAGATGTGAGCGAAAGCCCTATTCCTTGCATACCTACTAACATAATCCAACTCTCTAACCTGAGAACGCTTAGGATGAATCACTGCCAGATGCTTGAAGAAATTCCAGAGCTTCCATCAAGGCTAGAATTCTTAGAAGCACGAGGTTGTCCACATCTGGGAACTTTATCAACTCCTTCGAGCCCACTCTGGTCTTCTCTCCTCAACCTCTTCAAATCACGTACTCAG AGTTGTGAATACGAAATAGACTCAAACTCCTTATGGTACTTCCATGTACCTAAAGTTGTTATTCCAGGAAGTGGTGGAATACCAGGGTGGATAAGTCATCGGAGTATGGGACGCCAAGCAATAATAGAGCTCCCAAAGAATCGGTATGAAGATAACAATTTCTTGGGATTTGCTGTTTTCTTCCATCATGTTCCACTTGCTGATTTTCGCTGGCATAGCCGTTTTCTACAATTTGAATTGAGGATATCCCATGATGATCAATCTGAACGagtaattaaaataatgagTTATTTCCAGCTTCAAACATGCCggagttatttcttttttaagggTACATGCTACGACAATGTTAGCACATCGGATCCACCATTGTGCGTGACCTATCTCCCTAAGTTTGCCATTCCAAGTGAGCATCGATACGCTAAGCGTAGAAAACGTATCGATGTCAATGAAGTGAAAATTTGTGGGATACATCTTATATACTCCAAAAATAATCACCAACAGAATCAGAGCCATGGGCCTGAAGCCATGAAGATCCACATCAGAAAAGATCAAGACATCTCCTGTGATTTCCAAGCTTCTCCCTACGGGTTCTATCTGACGACAC GGAAATATGTTGTTCTTCAAGAAATCCGCAAGGAGGGGCCTAGTGGAAGCGGGTGCTCTAATACAGATGGCTCAGAATCAGAGAACTCTATTTACTATTCTGCTGACGAAGGGGACCCCACTGTTGACTGCTGA
- the LOC117906916 gene encoding disease resistance protein RPV1-like isoform X2, with product MASSSTQKPSSSSAPTGEFNFDVFLSFRGKDTRNKFTDRLFEKLNGMGINTFRDDKLQRGEEIAQELLGSIEGSRFSIIVFSKNYADSKWCLDELAKIMECRKKMDQIVLPVFYHVDPSDVRKQKGSFGEAFANHEINVDEEKVKRWKAAMTEAGSLSGWHVIKDKEYESKPIEEIINHILKRLNPKFLPIKEHMVGMDVHLEELKSLLKMQLDDVRMVGIYGIGGIGKTTIAKMVYNDILCQFNGASFLEGVKNRSKCYSDQLQLLQELLHGIMEGGHLKLESINDGMNMIKGRLGSKKVLVVFDDVDDLDEVQRLVRSYEWFGPGSRIIITTRDKHLLDEYGVDAYEAKVLQDKEAIELFSWHAFKVQNIREDYVEMSNCMIKYAQGLPLALEVLGSSLYNKTKDEWKSAIKKLKDNPNRKINDVLKISLDGLDDSLREVFLDIACFFEGKAKDFILRILDDCAEYDIGVLRDRCLITISYKRVQMHDLIQQMGWAIVREKHPKDPSKWSRLWNPDDIHKALSAQEGMEQVEAISYDLSRSKEMQVNKQVFESMKKLRFLELHCGGYHGSMTKTYKVFLPKDFKFPSQELRYLYWEGYPLQTLPSNFNGENLVELHMRNSTIKQLWKGPKVLGKLKIIDLSGSRLLTKMPELSSMPNLEKLNLTFCERLKKFPGIRRNMGRLKSLHLRRSGIQEIPSSIEYLPALEVLLLDGCRNFDKFQDNFGNLRHLRFIHAKKADIKELPEIHVMKRLKHLSLSGTGIKELPNAFGCLEALKFLDLSYSNFEEFPEIQNMGSLRELFLNETAIKELPCSIGHLTELRHLNLENCKNLRSLPNSICGLKSLAFLDLNGCSNLVAFPEIKEDMEYLKELLLSKTPITELPPSIEHLKGLQQLKLKNCEKLVTLPNSIGNLTHLHSLCVRNCSKLHNLPDNLRSLQCCLETLDLAGCNLMEGAIPSDLWCLSSLTFLDVSESPIPCIPTNIIQLSNLRTLRMNHCQMLEEIPELPSRLEFLEARGCPHLGTLSTPSSPLWSSLLNLFKSRTQSCEYEIDSNSLWYFHVPKVVIPGSGGIPGWISHRSMGRQAIIELPKNRYEDNNFLGFAVFFHHVPLADFRWHSRFLQFELRISHDDQSERVIKIMSYFQLQTCRSYFFFKGTCYDNVSTSDPPLCVTYLPKFAIPSEHRYAKRRKRIDVNEVKICGIHLIYSKNNHQQNQSHGPEAMKIHIRKDQDISCDFQASPYGFYLTTRKYVVLQEIRKEGPSGSGCSIYYSADEGDPTVDC from the exons ATGGCTTCCTCAAGCACCCAaaaaccctcttcttcttcagcTCCAACCGGAGAATTCAACTTCGATGTCttcttgagttttagagggAAAGATACCCGGAACAAGTTTACGGATCGTCTATTCGAAAAATTGAATGGGATGGGCATTAACACTTTCAGAGATGATAAACTTCAAAGAGGAGAGGAGATCGCACAAGAACTTTTGGGATCTATCGAAGGATCAAGATTTTCTATAATTGTTTTCTCAAAAAACTATGCTGATTCCAAATGGTGTTTGGATGAGCTGGCAAAGATCATGGAGTGCAGGAAAAAAATGGATCAAATAGTCTTGCCAGTTTTCTACCATGTGGATCCTTCTGATGTGCGGAAACAAAAAGGCAGTTTTGGAGAAGCATTTGCGAATCATGAAATAAATGTAGACGAGGAGAAGGTGAAAAGGTGGAAGGCTGCCATGACTGAAGCAGGCTCTCTAAGTGGTTGGCATGTGATCAAGGATAAAGA GTACGAGTCAAAGCCTATTGAGGAAATTATTAACCACATCCTCAAAAGATTGAATCCTAAGTTTTTGCCTATTAAGGAGCACATGGTTGGAATGGATGTTCACTTGGAAGAactaaaatcattgttaaaaaTGCAGTTGGATGATGTTCGCATGGTTGGGATCTATGGAATTGGTGGAATTGGCAAAACTACTATTGCCAAGATGGTTTATAATGACATCCTATGTCAATTCAATGGTGCTAGCTTTCTTGAAGGTGTCAAAAATAGATCCAAATGTTACAGTGATCAACTTCAATTACTGCAAGAACTTCTTCATGGCATTATGGAGGGTGGacatttaaaattagaaagtaTTAATGATGGAATGAATATGATCAAGGGCAGACTTGGCTCAAAAAAGGTTCTTGTTGTTTTTGATGATGTCGATGATTTGGACGAAGTACAAAGATTGGTTAGAAGCTATGAATGGTTTGGTCCAGGAAGTAGAATCATCATAACGACCAGAGACAAACATTTGCTAGATGAGTATGGGGTGGATGCATATGAGGCTAAGGTGTTACAGGATAAAGAAGCTATTGAACTCTTTAGTTGGCATGCCTTCAAAGTACAAAACATACGTGAAGATTATGTAGAGATGTCAAACTGTATGATAAAATATGCGCAAGGCCTTCCTTTAGCCCTTGAAGTTTTGGGCTCTTCTCTTTATAACAAGACAAAAGATGAATGGAAAAGTGcaataaagaaattgaaagataATCCTAACAGGAAAATTAATGATGTGCTTAAAATAAGCCTTGATGGGCTTGATGATTCTCTAAGGGAGGTTTTCCTTGATATCGCATGCTTTTTCGAGGGAAAAGCTAAAGATTTTATATTGAGAATATTAGATGATTGTGCAGAATATGACATAGGAGTTCTTCGTGATAGATGCCTAATAACTATTTCCTACAAGAGGGTACAAATGCATGACTTGATACAACAAATGGGTTGGGCAATTGTTCGTGAAAAACATCCTAAAGACCCAAGCAAATGGAGCAGATTGTGGAATCCAGATGATATTCATAAAGCATTATCTGCACAAGAG ggAATGGAACAAGTTGAAGCCATATCATATGACTTGTCTCGATCAAAAGAAATGCAGGTGAATAAACAGGTTTTTGAAAGTATGAAGAAACTAAGATTTCTTGAACTCCATTGTGGGGGTTATCATGGTTCTATGACGAAGACATATAAAGTGTTCCTTCCCAAAGACTTCAAGTTTCCTTCTCAAGAGTTAAGATATCTTTATTGGGAAGGATACCCTTTGCAAACCTTGCCATCAAATTTTAATGGGGAGAATCTTGTTGAGCTCCACATGAGAAATAGCACCATAAAACAACTTTGGAAAGGGCCTAAG GTTCTTGGAAAGTTAAAGATCATTGACTTAAGTGGCTCAAGATTGCTCACCAAAATGCCAGAATTATCAAGCATGCCGAATCTTGAGAAGCTTAACCTCACCTTTTGTGAAAGGTTGAAGAAATTTCCTGGGATCCGTAGAAATATGGGACGTTTGAAGAGTCTTCATTTAAGAAGGAGTGGAATTCAGGAAATACCAAGCAGTATTGAGTACTTGCCAGCTCTTGAAGTTCTTTTACTTGATGGTTGCAGAAATTTTGACAAATTTCAGGATAATTTTGGGAATTTGAGACATCTAAGGTTCATCCATGCAAAGAAGGCTGATATTAAAGAACTTCCAGAGATCCATGTTATGAAACGTTTAAAGCATCTTAGTTTAAGTGGGACTGGCATCAAGGAACTTCCAAACGCATTTGGGTGCTTGGAGGCTCTCAAATTTCTTGACCTAAGTTATTCAAATTTTGAGGAGTTTCCTGAGATCCAAAATATGGGAAGTCTAAGGGAGCTTTTTCTAAACGAGACTGCTATTAAAGAATTACCATGCTCAATAGGTCATCTCACCGAGCTTCGTCACTTAAACCTAGAAAATTGCAAAAATTTGAGGAGTCTTCCTAATAGCATTTGTGGGTTGAAATCACTTGCATTCCTCGATCTCAATGGCTGTTCAAATCTGGTGGCTTTTCCAGAAATCAAGGAGGATATGGAATACTTAAAAGAACTTCTTTTAAGTAAAACGCCTATAACAGAGCTGCCACCATCAATTGAACATCTAAAAGGTCTTCAACAATTGAAATTGAAGAATTGTGAGAAGCTTGTGACTCTTCCAAATAGCATTGGTAATTTGACACATCTTCATAGTCTTTGTGTTCGTAACTGTTCGAAGCTCCACAATTTGCCCGACAATTTGAGAAGCTTGCAATGTTGCTTAGAAACACTGGATCTGGCCGGTTGCAATCTGATGGAAGGAGCAATTCCTAGTGATTTATGGTGCCTATCCTCACTGACATTTTTAGATGTGAGCGAAAGCCCTATTCCTTGCATACCTACTAACATAATCCAACTCTCTAACCTGAGAACGCTTAGGATGAATCACTGCCAGATGCTTGAAGAAATTCCAGAGCTTCCATCAAGGCTAGAATTCTTAGAAGCACGAGGTTGTCCACATCTGGGAACTTTATCAACTCCTTCGAGCCCACTCTGGTCTTCTCTCCTCAACCTCTTCAAATCACGTACTCAG AGTTGTGAATACGAAATAGACTCAAACTCCTTATGGTACTTCCATGTACCTAAAGTTGTTATTCCAGGAAGTGGTGGAATACCAGGGTGGATAAGTCATCGGAGTATGGGACGCCAAGCAATAATAGAGCTCCCAAAGAATCGGTATGAAGATAACAATTTCTTGGGATTTGCTGTTTTCTTCCATCATGTTCCACTTGCTGATTTTCGCTGGCATAGCCGTTTTCTACAATTTGAATTGAGGATATCCCATGATGATCAATCTGAACGagtaattaaaataatgagTTATTTCCAGCTTCAAACATGCCggagttatttcttttttaagggTACATGCTACGACAATGTTAGCACATCGGATCCACCATTGTGCGTGACCTATCTCCCTAAGTTTGCCATTCCAAGTGAGCATCGATACGCTAAGCGTAGAAAACGTATCGATGTCAATGAAGTGAAAATTTGTGGGATACATCTTATATACTCCAAAAATAATCACCAACAGAATCAGAGCCATGGGCCTGAAGCCATGAAGATCCACATCAGAAAAGATCAAGACATCTCCTGTGATTTCCAAGCTTCTCCCTACGGGTTCTATCTGACGACAC GGAAATATGTTGTTCTTCAAGAAATCCGCAAGGAGGGGCCTAGTGGAAGCGGGTG CTCTATTTACTATTCTGCTGACGAAGGGGACCCCACTGTTGACTGCTGA